In Solidesulfovibrio carbinoliphilus subsp. oakridgensis, the sequence CGGGAACGCTTTTGGGCCGGGAGGCGCCGGGTTCAACCCCGCCGGTAGCGCCCCATGAGGGTGGCCGCGGCCAGGATGTGGTCCTTGGCCGCCCGCAGCAGGTCGGCCTTGGTGGCGCCGGGGGCGAGGTTGAGCAGGGCGTCCAGGGCGTAGAGCGTGAAGTAGTAGCGGTGGGTGCCGCGCGGCGGGCAGGGGCCGCCGTAGCCGAGGCGCCCCCAGCTGTTGCGGCCGGCCAGGCTCCCGTCCGGATACCGCTCGGCCCCGTGCAGGCCTTCGGGCAGGCCCGGGGTGCCGGGAGAGAGGTTATAGAGCACGAAGTGGTCCCAGACCCCGGCCGGGGCGTCGGGGTCGTCGCAGACCACGGCCAGGCTGGCCGTGCCGGCCGGGATGCCGGAAAAAACGAGCGGCGGCGACAGGTCGGCCCCGTCGCAGGTGTGGCGCTTGGGGATGTCGCCTTCGTGGGCAAAGGCCGGCGACGTCAGGGTCATGGCCATGCGAGCCTCCTCGGACCGCGATGCGGCCGGTCCGTGCCGCGTAAGGCACCCTGTTGCGGTGGCCGGCTTCCTCCCCTGCGGGGAGCCGGGGGAAGGCATCCCCCGGCTGGGAGGCGAGGCGGGGCAAAAAAGCC encodes:
- a CDS encoding YbhB/YbcL family Raf kinase inhibitor-like protein, with amino-acid sequence MAMTLTSPAFAHEGDIPKRHTCDGADLSPPLVFSGIPAGTASLAVVCDDPDAPAGVWDHFVLYNLSPGTPGLPEGLHGAERYPDGSLAGRNSWGRLGYGGPCPPRGTHRYYFTLYALDALLNLAPGATKADLLRAAKDHILAAATLMGRYRRG